From the Lathyrus oleraceus cultivar Zhongwan6 chromosome 3, CAAS_Psat_ZW6_1.0, whole genome shotgun sequence genome, the window CATATTTTATAATAACTGCAAATATATTTAGTAAAACAAAGCATCATAGCATATCATTGTACACTGCATATTAAAAAATAGTTATAcaaatttttaattaaaaaaattaaattcaTAAACCGAGTTAGTATATAAACATGTCTTACAACTATAGCTGAACTCATTACAAAATAGAAAACATCATAGCATATCCTTAATTAATCCTTCCAAGTTTCAGCCATGGCATCCAAAGATCAAAAGCTCCACTTTGTGTTGTTTCCAATGATGGCACAAGGTCACATGATCCCTATGATGGACATTGCTAAAATATTAGCGCAACATCACAATATTGTCGTTACAATATTAACAACTCCACAAAATGCGTCTCGTTTCTCATCAACCTTCCAACGTTTTCTTCAATCTGGCCTACACATTCATGTAATCCAACTCCAATTTCCATCCAAAGAGGCTGGACTACCAGAAGGGTGTGAGAATCTTGACATGCTAACTTCACTTGGTGCTGCATCAGACTTCTTCAATTCCACAAAGTTTCTACAACAAGAAGCTGAAAAAATATTTGAAGAATTAACACCGCCACCAAGTTGCATTATCTCTGATATGTGTTTACCATATACAATCCACATAGCTAGAAAATTCAATGTTCCCAGAATTTCTTTTCTTGGAGCATGTTGCTTTTATCTATTGTCTATGTATAATTTACGTGTTAGTAATATGATGCGAACCATGGCTAATAATCCAGATGAGTACTTTGCATTGCCTGGTTTTTCTGAAAAGTTTGAGATAAATATGTCACAAATTGAACTAGGATTAATGGATGAAACTTGGGAGAAGTTTAGCATAGATATGATTAGGGCTGAAGTGGGTTCTTATGGAGTAATTGTGAATTCTTTTGAAGAGTTAGAGTCTGAATTTGTAAAGGATTATAAAAAagtaaaaaatgataaaattTGGTGTATTGGTCCTGTATCACTTAGTAACACTGATAATCTCGATAAGGTTCAAAGAGGTCATAATGATAAGAATGTTTCAGTTGATGAATGGATTCATCTGAAATGGCTTGATTCTCAGAAGCCAGGGAGTGTAATCTATGCATGTTTTGGAAGTTTATGCAATTTCACACCACCACAGATGATAGAGCTTGGTTTAGCTTTAGAAGCAACAAAAAGACCTTTTATATGGGTTATAAGAAAGAGAAACAGGTTAGATGAATTGAAAAAGTGGATTGAGGAAAGTGGATTTGAGGGTAGAATCAATGGTAGAGGTCTAGTAATTGAGGGTTGGGCTCCTCAATTGTTGATATTGTCACATCCTTCAGTTGGAGGATTCCTAACTCATTGCGGTTGGAATTCTACCATAGAAGCAATATGTGCTGGTGTGCCAATGGTTACATGGCCGCGTTTTAACGATCAATTTTTTGATGAAATTTTGGTTGTGCAAGTATTAAAAGTTGGTGTGAAAATAGGAGTGAAGAGTCCAATGAAATGGGGGGAGGAAGAGGAAACAAGTGTGTTGGTGAAGAAGGAAGATATTGAAAGAGGAATAGAAAGGTTAATGGATGAGACAATTGAAAATGAAGAAAGAAGAAAAAGGATTAGAGAGCTTGGTGAGAAGGCTAAAAAGGCTGTAGAAAAAGGAGGGTCTTCTTACGCAAATGTTACTTTGTTCATTCAAGATATCATGAAACAACAATCAAGCACTAAGGTTGAAGCATGAAGAGATATGGCATTTATAACTTTAATTTTGTCTTTTTGTTGTcgttatttgttttgttttttgtattattgcatgttTCAAATTGTAATGTTTTTATCCTGAACTTTTAAAATAACTTAAGCTTGCTTTACAATGACTATAATGACATATGATTGGTCAAATTGTCATGTTGATGAAAAGATACATTATATTAAATATATGAAAAACATTGCATTCAATATATCATAAACATTGCATTCTTCCtatttttatagttttttttaatATAGATCTTTTCATTTACACAAACTGTTTATATGTTTTAATCATGGGGTTTTATTATATTACAATTATAATAGTTAATAAGAAATTTGAGCTCTAAATATTCAGATAAATAATATTGAGATGAATCAAATTGATTGCTATCTCAACGGTTTACCACTTTTTCCCGATGTTTTACTTTATATTTTGTTATCTAGACCCTTAAGGTTTAGTTTTCTTCTTATTTGTTGAATTTTCAACCTATTTTTCTAGAGGGTCTCTTTATTAGTTTGTTGTTGAAGTGtttgttggtgcaaaggtagaataaatgataaacggaaatattctattaagagaatgacggctacaaaacatgataaaagttacaatgattgtcaccctatttataagctaaaactagggttactagaatatgataaaatactaaaataccctctaacaaacttagagactaagaaaatagtacaactaataaatatgaattacttctaataccatcccttaattcatattccatcaaaacttgtaacactaattccatcccttaatctgagaaattgatcagtcttgatagctttcgtcagaacatctgccaactgtttctgagtgctgtagtgtacaacttctaacactcccctctgaacttggtgtctcagaaaatgatatttggtctcaatgtgcttgcttctcccatgcaacactgggtttctggcaagattgattgcagacttgttgtcaatcatcagcttcagaggtttgtttactttaatcttcagatcctgcaatagattcagaatccacacagcttggcatgcagtaacagcacctgcaatgtattcagcttcacaagttgacagtgccacaacaggttgcttcttggaacaccaagaaatgggacctcccagaaatttgaataagtacccagacgtacttcttctgtcaactctgtctccacaccaatcagaatctgaataactcagaagttctgactcatcctttcttccagaaggaaataatactccatacttcaaagttcccttgatatacctcagaatcctgacagtagcttggtaatgggaccacttaggtttactcatgaacctactaaccatcccaactgaatagcaaatatcaggtctggtattgcacaaatacctcagagaaccaaccaactgtttgaaggttgtagcgtccacatcctttccatcagagtcagaatccagtttctgatttgtatcagaaggtatgacagcaatcttacaattcttcagattaaatctcagagtatctgaattccatccctagaaagtatgtcattttgcctagatcagtcatttcgaattcattcatcagaactttcttgaacttggctattgttgattgtatttttaagtgtcgggtttttgttatcgtctccacagggattgtgagatatcgccgccatttgacagttgtttcaattcttaactcgtagtaacaagggggtttttggttttagtcacggtatcttgcataaaagtgtaagaaattgcggtaaaagatttggttttaatatttgagaaatattgccaaagttagggttcgacgatcactttgcatgtatatgttcgatcaacacaacttataaactcctttagatgataaactatttcacaaagtcctcccaatgtgtttatctctaacacacattgtgagttttcccattttgatccattgtttatctctaacacaatctatcaaaatgacaactttttggttcaaccttatggtgaacaaaatcattcattactatctctagctaacaaacaagattggatgaaaacctaggtaaagagttggtaaacatctctccatcataaaccaacacaaagagttttcaataaaacaaggttttcaccatatattcatcattaaagagtttacaaatgaagatcatctcatatacacacaaagcttatgaccatctacatctaaccttgacaaaataaagaacttagctactcattttcatggtagcttaGTCAACAAGTTTtggaagaaggttgatcaacatccgagtcgaataatcgagattggatgggaatccaccttctttttgtgaaagattgttaagagatgaagagaaatgatttctaggcgaacaaaaccttcgctaggcgaagcccacgcttcaccCTTCGCTTCAGCaagcttaggaggttttgctactggaattgctcgctgggagctcgctaatggctcgcctagcgagtgagtgctggctgcgcttttgaccaagtctggacgtgttcgctacacccttcgctggctgctcgcctagcgagtttgttgatgtttgctactgtaaaatactggagctcttcgctgggttctcgctgggtgctcgcctagcgagctcttcgccacagccctcgcctagcgagcaagctgatgaatgcatcctttttttggtccctttgccaactttcttgtggcttcattttctattatttcatgcctaattcctgcacaataacacacaaatcaaaggtaccaagatcgtttatcattgtattgcaattcatctaaaacaaaggtggtttcgaacactttagcaaggaaatggagtgaaagatgcccatatttgatagctcaaataagcacttttgggtatctaacagctatctcctgttcagaacttccagtcagcagtatatcatcaacagataaacataccagagtcatatttccttcagaagtatgctgaacatagacaccgtactccatctcacatttttgaaagccttgcttcttgaaaaatgaatcaatcttctgattccaagctctgggcgcttgttttaatccatatagagctttgtataatctgtacaccatcccttcctgattctttttcacaaatccaggaggttgtgacacgtaaacttcttcttctaatggaccgttcagaaatgcagattttacatctaaatgcatcagaggccaattcctgttagcagctattgcaatcaccattctgattgtttcatgtcttgctacaggtgcaaacacttcagagtaatccagcccaggtttctgtagaaatcctctggctaccaaccttgctttatgtttgccaattgaaccatctggctttaacttctgcttgaaaacccatctgacgctgatggctttcttgtcttttggaagttctgtcagcttccaagtcttgtttctctctatagcatcaagttcttctttcattgccttcagccagagcttctgcttaagagcctcttctgtacttatgggttcagagtctactaacatggcacactgaataacttctccttcagagtttacttcagtgtcttgcagcatgtcaaattctgcatatcttctggggatgtttctgattctttgtggtctctgaacttgttcagagtcttgagcttcaaagtttctagcttcagatggttgacttcctccagagctttgaccatcttcaggggctggcatatttccagagtctgaattgccaccagaatctggattaccatcagagtctgggtcatcagagtcaccttcatcttctgagtcttctccagagtcagaatcactatcagaatcagaatcaacgtcaaagtttactccaacttcagaaattcttaactctgacctttcttcagaagttctaacatcagaatcagattgagacttatcccaattccaaaattctgattccttcacaatcacatctctgctgaattcaattttgttggtttatggacaatagagcttgtatgcacctgtactgtggtatCCTATtagaatcatcactttgcttctatcatccagcttctgtcttctggcttctggaacatgtttatagcaaacagaaccaaacaccttcagatgactaacactttgcttatctccagtccacttctgtattggaactatttccttcaacttctttgtaggacatcggttgagtacatacgttgcactggcaacagcttctccccagagcttctgaggaagtttcttctcctttagcatgcttctcaccatatcaagcaaagtgcggtttcttctttcagcaagaccattgtgttgaggggtataaggagcagtaacctcatgctcaattccattctcctcacagaacttctggaactctttggagttatactcacatccaccgtcagttctaagaatcttcaacttctgaccactctgattctcagccttcattctgaacttcttgaattcatcaaacacctcgtgtttaaacttaataagggatacccatgtcattcttgtgaattcatcaacaaataacacaaattatttattccctccaatcgatgctactggaaatggaccacacacatcagaatgtagaactcccaaggcatgttttactcttggagcagtttctgacgcaaatggcaatcgtggttgttttccttccatgcaaactttgcatgacttttcaggcttcttaattgcaggaattccatgtaccaacttctttgaattcagatgttttaagcttctgaaattcaaatgatcaaatcttctgtgccacaactcactctccttctcagcacttgttgcactaagacatttTGAGTCTGtagttctgacattcaccttgaatgttctattccttccctgttctgactccataatcaacttctgattgcagtcatacagcttcagaagattgtccttcatggtaactgaaaaacctttctcaattaattgtcccacactcatcagattgcttctgatgccaggtacataccacacgttctgaatcaatgttgttttcccattgttcagaatcactctgacatttcccataccttctgcattaagatatttgtcatcagcacatctggtctttgtcctcttttcagagtcaaagtcaaccagccatttcttgtttccagtaagatgatttgaacagccagtgtccatataccaccagtctatcagatccatgtcatcagattcagaggccatcaatagcacagattcatcatcagaacttttggctatatttgcttcttctgattttctctccttgtttgaccaacagtctctagcaaagtgaccaaacttcttacaacagtaacattggatcttcttcttgtcatacttatcttttcccttctgagcattcttttgtctatcagaggttgagctttctgacttctgaccaccatcagatcttctcttggcttctgactgcttctgatacctcctattaaaagttgctttcagagcctgctgctctacttccctttcagaagttctctcagttaaacgcaactcttgcgtttctagactgctctgcagctcttcaattcccatggtgctcagatctttggaatattctattgctaccacaatgtaatcaaattgaaaggtaagggatctcaataccttctccataATTGTTTCTTCAAAAAaagtttctccacacgctttcatctcattagtgatcagaatcactctggagatgtattcagaaactttctcattattcttcatgttgagattctcatattgctttctcaaggactgaaagcttcaccttcttcactgatgcgtcaccaccataacatcttaccagtgtgtcccacgcagcctttgctgtcgttgaatctgcaatcttctcaaacacatttacatcaatgcattgatgaatgaagaacaatgctttctgatccttcttccttacttccttctgcgcaTTTTTttgttcatccgtcgcatctgctgctaccggaacataaccatcagtgataagatctagaacatcttgagcaccgaacaatacacgcatttggatcatccaacgattccagtttttaccgtcaaatactggaagtttggtgttcatgttgccgtttccgttcacCTTTCcaccttgcacagtacactcagatttctcacggtgtttcccaacccacagaattaaaattctgatcagattttgttcaagattcaacacgaatctaagaatcaaagtcaaacacacaagacctcacgttcactcgtgtttcccgtgtttcccaatgaatccgaaccggagctctagataccaattgttggtgcaaaggtagaataaatgatgaacggaaatattctattaagagaatgatggctacaaaacatgataaaagttacaatgattgccaccctatttataagctaaaactagggttactagaataggataaaatactaaaataccctctgACAAACTTAGGGGCgaagaaaatagtacaactaataaatatgaattacttctaatagTGTTGGTAGTTAGACCTATAAAAGGTTATGGATAACTTTATTTCCTCCTAATCAATTTGTCTTTCTCAAAGGTAGATGGTTAGTGGACACACTAGTGCATAAAGATAAATTTGCAtttgtttttttatatattttaattcGTTATTAGGGAGTGTAAATTTAAAGGGTGAGAAATCTCTGATGAATTTACGTCTATTTTAAAACGGTGTAAATAAAGGATATATTACACCTTTTTTTATAGAAAAAATGAGTGTAAATTGTTATATGTATACATTTAAATCAAATGAATTTACTTCCCATTTGATAAAAATCATATGTAAAATGAATAATTCTTATTATGAATAACAATAAATTTACACTCTATTTTTTTAAACATGGTGTAAAAATATGAtatattataatttattttagTTATCACGGGGGTAAAATATTTgataattatattattatattgAATTTCATTTACACTCTATTTCATACAACCAAATATTTTTGTATACAGCTGGACATTTGTTGAGAATATAGCAAGTGTGAGTTATGTGAATAATAGTCTTATATTAGTTGAAAATATGGAGACTTTAGCAATTATAAGTGAGCAAGTccacacacctatcaccttaaggttttaggtgaacATGCAATGTATTTCTCACAAAGGTGTTTCTCTAAAAGAAGAAGTCTCATAATGTTCAATGTTCCTTAATGAAAAACTTCCCCAACAACATTCAATAAATAAATACCTTATAAAGTGCATAAAAGAATTCGATTTATTTTTTAATgttattttcaaaaaatcattaagccaaatatttttatataattCACTACTACAAAAAGTAGATACAACGACGTCACCTTAACCACGGTCCTTCGAAGAACCGTGGTGATATCTCTAAATTCATGCGCctatataattttttattttttaataaaacgTTTTTAATTTATTACCACGGTTTTCTTAAACAACCATTGTGATGTAGTTTGACTTTTTATGAGTTCGAGGCGCCTGCTATTTCGTAATTTCTTCATAATTTATCACCGCCTTTCACTTTTATTTAAGTAAAGAAAGATATATTACTACAGTTATATTAACTAACAGTTGTGAAAGATTTTCTTTTCTTTAAACCTGACGTTTTTTTAAATATTAGTAATGTCAATATTATATCGACACAGTTTCCTAAAGAACCTATTgtaatatattttttattattttttaaattttatatttaCTTAAGACATgacatttttttttaattttatcatatatCACAACGATTTTCCTCTCCACCATGAGCAATAATTAAAATCCTCTCCATATCCTAAAGATTCAAGGAAAGTATTATGTTCAATTTCCTCTCCCAAATCTTTATTCTAGTATCTCTAACCATTCATTCCTTTTCTATGTCACATGGAGATGAGTCTTTGAAGAGATATCTTTTAGTACCTAGAATGGAGGAAAGTCTAATGGAGTTGGAATTTGGTCATGCATGTGGTCCGGACAAGGAAAAAGGTATTCATCTTCATGAAGTTCATGTCCTCGAGTTTCtaatttgaggtggatttctcCTCCCTTAGGTTGTGGTTTTCCCTTTTCTAAATCTAACCAGGAACCGATGAATGCATGTTAGATTTTCTAGGTTTTAATTTTTTAGATGGTGTGTATGGTGTCAATGTATGTGTTTATGATGTTATAATTGTGCATAGTATATTTAGTGATGATGAGAGTTGTGGGTGAGGGCTTGCGTGCTGGAAATATTATCGAAGGAGTAAAAATCGAGGGGGAAACGTTTTTTTTCTTCAATATTTACATTTTTacacaaaataataaaataaattgttcAAAGAAATCAAGAGTTTGACAAATGATTCTTGGAGAACAACATATCTTTccaaatttctgataagttaTCTATTCCAAATAAGAGAAGCTTTTTCTTCTATACTTGCAATCCATCCCAAAGAGATTTCATTATCTTGAGCAAATATTTTTCATGGAAAATGCTTTCACATGGCAGAGAACGTGAAAGAGAAATGGATAACTATTTTtaggaataaatttctcaatattatcaaccaaggaaagcaataaatttctcaatattttctttgattgacaacatAGAGAGTTTATTACAAAAATGCAACAACAACATTAACATTATTATGTGAGATAGATTCCAATGGCAGAAAAATCTTAGGGTAAAATATGTTTAAGTAGtgtttttatagtaaaatatgatGATTAAACACCTCGGTTTTATTATAAAACCGAGGTTTTTTATATTCTCCTTTTAACTATCACCTCGTTGATGATGAAAACCGGGGtgaatatttttttttaaattttattgtttacacaaaatattaaaaaaattatttacaATAAATCTTTTCTCTTATTATTGAATATCTTCGCTGATATCTTTTCTCTTATGTTCTAACCCTTCGGTTAAATTGAAAACATAAAGGTTAGACTATTTTTATTTCAACttataaacaaataaaatcataaaCTACATTAGCTGGGAATCAAAGCTTGTATTAAGTTGTTTTTTCACCTCAGTGTTATGAAAAACCGAGGGAATGTATggttttttattttttcaaataatAAAAATTAGCGCGCCTTGACTTTATACCTCGGTTTTCTATTGTTCGAGGTGAAAGCTTTGTCATAAAAAGCGTTATTTATTGTAGTGATCATATGAATTATGGGTACTATCAAGATGTAGTAAGATGATGGTTACATGGTACTACGAGTTGTTGCACGACGGTGAGTGGTCTTGATAGATATATGGAAAAATATGACTTACTACACTGTGTATAACCTATAATCAGATGTAAGTCTTACCACATATTAGTATAATCATATATCTTTTAATATTATACCTAGTTTGCAAGATTCGAATATGTCATTAACTATCCTATAGTACTAGACTCGATTTAAGGGGCACTAGTAGGTTGTTAGTGGGCCCATGATGTTATACATGATATGTCGTTGTCATAATGTATGGGTAGGGCTGGACAATGGGCCGGATCAAGCAGTTTCAGGCCGAAAAGCCACACCCAACCGAACCCGCGGTTGAACAATATAAACCCATTTCCGCCCATTTTCTTAATCGGTTTGGCTGGGTTGGGTTATGACGGGCCGCGGACT encodes:
- the LOC127130019 gene encoding UDP-glycosyltransferase 73C1-like, whose translation is MASKDQKLHFVLFPMMAQGHMIPMMDIAKILAQHHNIVVTILTTPQNASRFSSTFQRFLQSGLHIHVIQLQFPSKEAGLPEGCENLDMLTSLGAASDFFNSTKFLQQEAEKIFEELTPPPSCIISDMCLPYTIHIARKFNVPRISFLGACCFYLLSMYNLRVSNMMRTMANNPDEYFALPGFSEKFEINMSQIELGLMDETWEKFSIDMIRAEVGSYGVIVNSFEELESEFVKDYKKVKNDKIWCIGPVSLSNTDNLDKVQRGHNDKNVSVDEWIHLKWLDSQKPGSVIYACFGSLCNFTPPQMIELGLALEATKRPFIWVIRKRNRLDELKKWIEESGFEGRINGRGLVIEGWAPQLLILSHPSVGGFLTHCGWNSTIEAICAGVPMVTWPRFNDQFFDEILVVQVLKVGVKIGVKSPMKWGEEEETSVLVKKEDIERGIERLMDETIENEERRKRIRELGEKAKKAVEKGGSSYANVTLFIQDIMKQQSSTKVEA